Proteins from a genomic interval of Triplophysa dalaica isolate WHDGS20190420 chromosome 21, ASM1584641v1, whole genome shotgun sequence:
- the adgrl4 gene encoding adhesion G protein-coupled receptor L4, which yields MEFFLRSPMKLLVLAALLSSVLDPCSFSDICKSCRQHAVCKLKDDSKHACFCELGFTGDGINDCRDDNECENVTEICGPNANCTNTVGGYYCTCVSGFISNGQQHFQTNDGTHCQDIDECADAGRCGPFSKCHNTNSSFICSCKRGYTSPAGSWFMPNRGRECRENPKSHCHEDQRCITETVNSTLEKMINLSTQARFKEIRLQTSADLYPVLLISYIEAMASTVLNAGDGREHPDENINQTITDLFFTVNNFVERDEEVEWEKINPESRKYYLTTLLHTAEKQTLALSAGYTRSEQLQVDAGDVEMKLYTFEPHQAPKRPVSAIVQGNSISLSPKYAKDKSSNESTSIVFIAYNGIGGLLKPTDDPGVVDYSRYAAAGEISVNSPVIAASISNTQAFSLNNVTFTLKHTEEIDAAHDETKCAFWEYSQSMMGHWSLEGCKRIHVNATHTSCSCNHLTHFAILMSSARANLIAHYNVLTRITQLGMVISIICLSMCIFTFWFFRDIQNTRTTIHKNLCCSLFMAQFIFLIGINKIAHRWFCSLIAGLLHYFFLSAFTWMCIEGIHLYLIVVGVIYNKGFLHRNFYLFGYGSPAVVVAISATLGSKYYGTSTVCWLSTENNFIWSFIGPACLIILVNLMAFAVIMFKVYRHTSVKKPEISHYENIRSCARGAIALLFVLGVTWTAGVVHILYETTLTAYLFTFANAFQGMFIFIFLCVLSRRIQEEYYRLFKNIPCCYQCLR from the exons ATGATAATGAATGTGAGAATGTGACAGAAATATGTGGTCCGAATGCCAACTGCACCAACACTGTTGGAGGTTATTACTGTACTTGTGTTTCTGGATTCATTTCAAATGGACAACAGCACTTTCAAACCAATGATGGCACACATTGCCAAG ATATTGATGAGTGTGCAGATGCCGGTAGATGTGGACCCTTCTCTAAATGCCACAACACAAACAGTTCATTCATCTGCTCGTGCAAGAGAGGATATACATCTCCAGCAGGTTCATGGTTTATGCCTAACAGAGGAAGAGAATGTAGAG AAAACCCAAAGAGCCACTGTCATGAGGACCAGAGGTGTATCACAGAGACTGTTAACAGCACACTGGAAAAA ATGATAAATTTGTCAACTCAAGCGCGGTTTAAAGAGATAAGACTTCAAACATCAGCTGACCTCTATCCGGTTCTTCTCATATCATACATCGAGGCCATGGCCAGCACTGTCCTGAATGCTGGAGATGGACGAGAACATCCCGATGAAAACATTAATCAAACTATCACG gatttgttttttactgtgaatAATTTCGTGGAGAGAGATGAGGAGGTGGAGTGGGAGAAGATCAATCCAGAATCAAGGAAGTATTATCTCACCACACTCCTTCACACAGCAGAGAAGCAAACGCTCGCTCTGTCTGCGGGATACACACGCTCTGAGCAATTGCAGGTGGACGCTGGTGACGTAG AAATGAAACTATACACCTTTGAACCGCACCAGGCTCCCAAGCGTCCAGTTTCAGCCATTGTACAAGGAAACTCCATTTCACTTTCACCCAAGTACGCAAAAGACAAAAGCAGCAATG AAAGCACCTCCATTGTGTTTATTGCGTATAATGGTATTGGGGGTCTTCTGAAGCCCACCGATGACCCCGGCGTGGTCGATTACTCTCGATACGCCGCAGCCGGTGAAATCTCGGTGAATTCACCCGTGATCGCAGCATCCATCAGTAACACACAGGCATTCTCGCTGAACAATGTGACCTTCACGCTCAAACACACAGAG GAGATAGATGCTGCCCACGATGAGACTAAATGTGCCTTCTGGGAGTATTCGCAGAGCATGATGGGACACTGGAGTTTGGAGGGGTGTAAACGTATCCATGTTAATGCCACTCATACTTCCTGTTCCTGTAACCACCTGACACACTTCGCTATTCTCATGTCCTCCGCTCGAGCCAAT CTTATCGCACATTATAATGTTCTGACACGGATAACTCAGTTGGGAATGGTCATCTCCATCATCTGTCTTTCCATGTGCATCTTCACTTTCTGGTTCTTCCGTGACATCCAGAACACCAGAACAACCATCCACAAGAACCTGTGTTGCAGCCTCTTCATGGCCCAGTTCATCTTTCTCATCGGGATCAACAAGATCGCACACAGG TGGTTCTGTTCTCTCATCGCGGGACTTTTGCACTATTTCTTCCTGTCTGCGTTTACGTGGATGTGCATCGAGGGGATTCATTTATATCTCATCGTTGTTGGTGTGATCTACAACAAAGGCTTCCTCCATCGGAACTTTTACTTATTTGGCTACGGGAGCCCTGCCGTAGTCGTCGCAATATCTGCAACCCTTGGCTCCAAATATTATGGCACCAGTACTGT GTGTTGGCTGAGCACTGAAAATAACTTCATCTGGAGTTTCATCGGTCCAGCTTGTCTGATCATTCTG GTCAATCTGATGGCTTTTGCTGTGATTATGTTCAAGGTCTATCGTCACACTTCAGTTAAGAAACCTGAAATCAGTCATTATGAAAATATCAG GTCATGTGCGAGGGGAGCTATAGCTCTTCTCTTTGTTTTGGGAGTTACGTGGACAGCTGGTGTTGTGCACATTCTATATGAGACCACCCTCACAGCGTACCTCTTCACATTTGCCAATGCGTTCCAAGGGatgttcattttcatattcCTATGTGTGCTGTCCAGAAGG ATTCAAGAGGAGTACTACAGATTATTCAAGAATATTCCATGTTGCTATCAATGCCTTAGATGA